Genomic window (Cyprinus carpio isolate SPL01 chromosome B7, ASM1834038v1, whole genome shotgun sequence):
tattaaaacaaacaacaaacagtgagtattttattgtttataaagctTTTATACAAGACTCTGACATATTTTGAtatatcttcggaacacaaattatctatttttctctCAGCTCAGAACAGCCTGCTGTGCATCTGTAACACGGTAActtgaacaaatgaacaaataaaactttGTTGTTGTTACCAATTTGTTGTTACCTCTATCTATTTACATTCACCAGGatcttaatattcatatttaaacatcTTAACAAATGATCCAAAAATGATCAGAACACCAACAAACTGTATTATGTATAGATTTGTTTTATCCAGTGTTATGTTTCCTCAACCCTAACTCTGCTAGATGTGATCACTATCAATCCACAGAAGCAATATATGCTGTCAGGTCACATACTCTGAACCTCAGATAGTGTTGACATACCATGGTTGTGACACAGGAAATACTGacattaagattttaaatattctaaaactATAAAACTGATCAGAGCCTGTCTGCCATTGATGTACTCTACAGAGGTGGAATGTGGCAAGGGGGTCCTTTAGAGTGACAGCTGCCCCTGATATTCcctgatttttatttgattttatttatttatttttatttatttattttcacattttaatgaaTGTCTGACAGTGTTGATAAAAAGTGGGGACACAGCTATGAAACCTTATGAAACACGTGTGTCACTGAAAAACAACTTTGCTTTGATATGAGATATTACTAAGTgttgcttttgataaaaacaagctctttttcatcattttaaaactttttttttttttatccattttatagcatgtaaatgattataaatgttttagATGTAGTGAGAAGACAATATTTGTCATAGATTTGATTTAAACTGAAGGggataattgtgttaaatacattatattattaatccCCTATAGCATTTACaattgaaaacattttcttttttaaacctaATAGGAGTTACAATTGCTGGACATGTTTTGTCCCATGTCTTAAGAATCAGTGTGTTGTCACCTCTTCCCAATCTCTCTGCCTCCCCACCTCCACCCCATCATATGTGGACTGGAGTTGCGAAGGAGGAGTTGGATGAGTTGtggttggtttaaaaaaataaataaataaaatatgaccaAGACATGTGCAAGTCTAGCATGTCATTTTGGACAGAAATGGACATTTCAATGTAGTAAGTTTTTCCAAGACACAATATGTCTGGTTTTCCTTGATTTCCAGTTCACTAGGACAGTTTTCTTAGCAGTAGTTAGCATCACAAGGAGTAATTGACTGTATGTGTTTCCAGAATTTTTCAATTAGGGTGCGATGCCAAATGGCATGACCAAATGTGCCTggattattttgtatgtaatgtGAACAGGTTTCTGAAGTAAATCCCATTTCAATTTGAGTTTGATTTCAAAGATTCAGCTAACTGCAGATTTTTAATGTGTCAGTAGTTTCCTCTGACACAAATCAATGTTTAGTGATGTTTAGTGAATCACTTGTTTCCACAGGGGTTTTATGGATTGAGGTTATGACGAACGGACAAGAAGGTAAGAATTCTCCAGTTTAGTGAcacatttgttctgttttgtctGCTTGAACTGGCACATATAAAAGTACTTGGAAATTTAGACCTTCTGTAAAACTCTGTTGCAATTTGATGTCTATTTTTTTTAgtcagaaaaaatatttatttgtatttattatatatgtatatatatatatatatatatatatatatatatatatatatatatataatatatagcgttctttgttttatttatttatttatttatttgcaggcAATTTTGCCCCTGAAAAACTGATATTTCAGAATAACTCCATTaattcttttgttatttatttattaattagatttatatgatttaaaaaaaaaaactttcatgaaTGACAATATTACTTAAGATGACATATCCAAGaccttatttctttctttctttctttctttttctgaccTTGTCATGGTTCTTCTGGTGAAACAACAGACttcttctctctggtgatgtacCGTGTGTATGATTCTCCAATAATTTGTGCACTGACATTTTACTTAGGGTCGCGTGTGTCGTGTGTTAAAGTTATTTGGGAAACTACCGTCAGGTGGCACAAAGGCAtgggttgcaaactgactgtaattgtaaaattttggtttgtaaacagagatgaaacgatgaaataaaacaacaataacattataatataacattgtaacatacttaaaaaccattagaaaatttacagtaagttaatttcaaaacatgggatagtcttaggctacaaaaataatggaaataattgataaaacaggcaacattttttaatcagtgtataGACAGGTACCTTTTCCcctagttatctgtcaaaataaaggacaggtaacgaataacaaagtatgtgcgtgttttattctgttttatttgttctaagaaactaataaaacttattaagtaggctactaaactttcatctgtgaatattaaatattttaactacagtgattttctttcattttcttctgaCTGCTGGCGTCAAAGGTAACACACCAGCAAGGCAAATCTGatggctatttgtgaaaatgtgctttgatgcgtttgtttgataacttgtggttaaagcaccactcagtggtcaaaatcTGCAAATGCATTATGCAGACGCGGTGGCGGCGGTACGTGCGGCGGTAGAAAgaacactctggttggccacctactgtacatgttTAGTAAAGATCAAATCAACATCTAATGCATCGTACcctacatgattttttttcaatagtcTGCTTCACTCAAATGTTCATCACAAGAGAAAAGAGATGTTACTTCCAGTTCATGCAACTTTAATTTTTTGTCCTGTCTGATAAAATAAATGACGTGCACTGTAGGATCATTCTAATGCCCCTTCATTGTAAATGTCTGGCATTTGTTTGGGACCCTTAATTTTCTGCCCCAGTGGTATGTTGTAGATGATGAGTAATGAAGATGAATTTGGTAAAAGTCCTCTGCAAAATCTAACACTTAATGACAATAAAAAGATGGTGATTCTTACTGGCCTTTATCTCTGAAACATTTTCCAGAGAACGCAGCACTATGGGGCAAATCTAGTCAGTCTTCAACTTTAACCTGTAGCCCTGAATTGGCTCTTGATGGAGTGTTAAGCACCTTTAGCCACACTAACGAAGAGACCGACCCGTGGTGGAGAGTGGATCTACTGAAGGTGTACAGAGTGAACAGGGTCATCATCACTAATAGACCGAACCATGGCTTGAGGATTAACGGAGCGGTGATTCGTATCGGGAACTTCCTTGACATTTACAGCAACACCATGTGAGGAAATTTTTTTCTTGGTTAATATGACTGCAGATGAACAGAAATGTATAACAGATGATCTTTCTGTCTGTAGATGTGCTGTAATTTCTACTCTAGCGGACGGTGCTACAGCCACTTTCTCATGCGGTGGGATGGAGGGACGTTATATGATTGTTCATATTCCTGGATATAAGAAGATTCTTAGTCTTAGTGAAGTTGGCGTTTATGGGTATTTGGCAGGTAATTCATTGTTGAAGAGCACTTTTCAACAGTGAAACAGtgaaacttttaaactttttttttttcttttacataaaTTTAATTAGGAAATCTGGCAGTGGATGGAGCCACTACACAGTCATCAACATTTACAAGCTGGTTTGCTGAAAAGGCCATTGACAGTAATCGAGGTCTCCAGCAGAATACGTCATGCTCGTCAACCCTTGATGAGACTAACCCGTGGTGGAGGCTGGATCTGCGTGATGTCTACAAAATTAGTGAAGTGGTCATCACTAACAGAAACGACTGCTGTGCAGAACAAATAAACGGAGCGGAGATTCACATCGGGAACTCTTTGGAGATCAACGGCAACAACAATCCCATGTGGGACCATTAAGTTTGAAAGAACAGATGTGAAGGATAAATTCAGATAcgacagtattttatatattctctctctctctctctctctctctagatgtGCTGTTATTCCTGCTATTCCAGCAGGTGAGTCCTACAGCTACTCGTGCGGTGGGATGGAGGGACGTTACCTGAATCTGATCATTCCTGGAGACGTGAAGACACTCATTCTGTGTGAGGTGGAGGTCTATGGAGAAGGTTTGACAATGTCACATGTTTTTGTCAACAAAACAGTGAGGAGCATTAATACGTTTTTAATGAGCAAGCAACCTCTACTAATtcatattatatgtttatttgtttagttcTCGTTTTAAAAAGATCATTTGTAAAGATGCAGTTTAACTCCAGAGTTGATTTAACTGACCCTTCGGTGAGAGAAAATGTTCTTAAACAggtaagagaaagaaaaaaaacattcaactgACATGATTACTGTTAATTAGCAGCATCTGGTTTCCCTCTTGTTAAAAACAGACCTCATAGCCCTGAAGTTGAGATGCACTTGAAATTCAATGAAACCCTTAAATGTCTTTGTGGACTTTTTAAGGATTGTTGTGCATTTGGAGATGTACATGAAACCTTCGTCCCGAGTTTTCTGTGATCAAAAATCAATGTTATTTCAGAAAATTcaccaaataattattaataagttgATATTGCTCCAGAGCTGCTTCTTGAGGAATATAATATCTTTGTTTAAATTAGGGTTTACAGTGGTATGATCAACGTTTCTATGAAACGTGAAGATTTGAGTGTGTTGTTACATTGTTATTTTCAGCTGGGATCAGCTCTGGCTGATAGAGGACTCACAAACGTGACTCTACGTTGGTCTCAGACCCCTAAGCAGGTGATCCAGAAGGTGAATGCTGGTAAAAGTGAGTCTGTTCTCAAAACTCTACAATAAGACATGAAATAAGCTGCCCAAGTAGGAATGATTCTAAACTTGTTATGAGATGTAAtaagcaaatattttatttacaggttACTGTGGCAATGGAAAATAACATACTGGAAATCAAGACTGTCTTTGTTTCACTAAATGTACTTTTGTTAAAGATGTTAATTCTGATTCTAAATGCATTGCCTGAAATTTCTTTATAATTCTGcttaacaatgaaaatattatttaattcatttctgCTTAGTTTCCTTTTGGTGATTATTCACATATTTAAGAATTATAATGTATCTTGTGTAACTGTGTATTGTAAACAAATAGAGATGGATAGTAATAACTGTAATGCAAATAATTATAGATATAATGTAGAGCTTGTACAATATACAAGCTAGCATATAAAATTTATTCTTCCCCATTGAACTCTTAGCCTAAATCTACCAAGATAAATATCAGTGGTCCTCCCCCGAGTGACGATGTACATCtcttacaaacacatacagtaatacTCTGCCAGATACCTTGAAACACCAGTTTAAGAaagattaccttttttttttttttttttcaaatttaaaaactttaaactttaatcaATGATCTATTCTACACAGTATAAGTGGTtctcacactgtaaaaataaattatcaattaaacaacaattaaaaaaaagaaagaaaaaatgttaaagttaatgagtCCATGCTAACGTTTAAACCTAAATAGCGAACTGTTCTGTCATGTAAATtgtaggtcaaaaacacataaacaaaggtctacatttcagCGTCACTCCATATTAAACTCagttaaaagtaaattaatttaatcttgcCATGCAGTACGTGGATCCTGGATGTTGTCATCTACCATCATggcaaattaaagcaaaaaataaaaaataaataaaataaaataaaataaaataagtaaagtgAAAAAggaatagtatgttgtactgaccaatgcttagttagtatagttcACTTACACtagagttctagtaactaaaaagCACTGTAGGGATTACTTGATAATTTACTTTTGATTTACTCTTGAATTAATATAGCCTAGCTATTCAGAATTACTGACTCCCAGTTGTGACATAGATAAATTATACACTTGCTATTTTACagctttgcttttgttttctttctttctttatttttttgttgttgttgttgtttttttgcccattttatttgctgtcttgtagtagcacaacaaaaataGCAAAGAAAATCGGTAATGTCACaattagtaaaattaaataaaattgacttgttaccattgttgtgtttTGCGAGGTGTTTTTGATGTGAGTGTGACTTAAGCATGGTCAATTTCAAGATATTGCCACAAATAAGGAAAGGAAAGCACATGTGGCCAAGTGTAgtgtcccatactctgaattgtgctctgcatttcacccatccaagtgcacacacacacaccatgaatacACAGCCGGAGTAGTGGGCAGCAATTGTttctgcggcacccggggagcagttgttgccttgcttaagggtctcattagtcgtggtattgaaggtggaagaaagtgctggtcattcactccttCCACCTACAATGGTACCGATACTTTGGGTTTCAAgtccattaggccatgactgcctcTATTTATTACATCTCTTCCCTTGAAACCAAATAACTGTGAGGTTCAAACAaaagattttagaaaaaataaatttgaagtcAGTTTATGTGGTGTTACCTTAATTTTTTCAGTTGTATTGACAATTCAACTTTCAGGATGATTTTGGGAAATGAGTGAATACAACTAGAGAAAAAGGTGGAGGAAATGAGTAAACTTAAGATTTCCCCCACCtcgaaatctctctctctctctctctctctctctctctctctctctctctttctctctctctatctctctctctctctctctctctctctctcttttttttccttgacAAAATGGCACTTAAGCCAATCAATTAATCT
Coding sequences:
- the LOC109088250 gene encoding uncharacterized protein LOC109088250, producing the protein MQSGFRAGHGCPTATLKVLNDIIAAIDKKQYCAAVYIDLSKAFDSVNHCVLISRLNSLGFSHDCLAWFSNYLSDRVQRVKSEGLLSGPMPVSMGVPQGSILGPTLFSLYINDVALAAGDSQIHLYADDTILYTSGPSASFTYAAKLALVKMTIIPMFDFDGDSYWPLSLKHFPENAALWGKSSQSSTLTCSPELALDGVLSTFSHTNEETDPWWRVDLLKVYRVNRVIITNRPNHGLRINGAVIRIGNFLDIYSNTICAVISTLADGATATFSCGGMEGRYMIVHIPGYKKILSLSEVGVYGYLAGNLAVDGATTQSSTFTSWFAEKAIDSNRGLQQNTSCSSTLDETNPWWRLDLRDVYKISEVVITNRNDCCAEQINGAEIHIGNSLEINGNNNPICAVIPAIPAGESYSYSCGGMEGRYLNLIIPGDVKTLILCEVEVYGEVLVLKRSFVKMQFNSRVDLTDPSVRENVLKQLGSALADRGLTNVTLRWSQTPKQVIQKVNAGKSYCGNGK